ACACTTTAAGCTAAAGCCAGAAGACCTAAAAAAGGAGGGCAAAGAGAGAAAGATAATAAACGCAAGGCACATAGCTATGTATCTGTGCAAGATGGTTCTTGGCACATCTTACGCAGAGATAAGCAGGTACTTTGGCAAAAAGGACCACACCTCAGCCATATACTCCATAAGGAAGGTGGAGGAAAAAATAAGGCAAGATAGGAAGTTCAAGTATATGATGACTTTTCTTGAAAGACATCTTAGAAAGGAACTTGAGCTATAATAAGCTCAGGAGGGATTAGGCATGAAGAGGCTTATTATCTTGCTTGGTGCTGGATGTACTTTTGCTCAGCCTCTTATAAAACCCCAGCTGGCAGATAGGCTCTTCCCTTACATAACCTACTCAAGCGTTTGGTCGGGGACTCCGGCAGCTTTAAAGGATGTTGCAGTGCCTAATATCCTGATAGTTTATGGTGAGAAGGAGGACCCGCAGGTGGTGGCTCAGGCTGGAAAGATAGCCTATTACCTGGGACAGTGGACGGATGACATAGGCTTTGGCGCTCAGGAGGTAAAAATGTCCAAGATACCAGAGCTTCTTATTACAGATAAGCAACTAAAAAGCATAGATTACAAAAATATTGTGGTGGTAGGGACTAACAACCATGTGGTAAGGGAGCTGGGTTTATCCTTTGACAGACCTACCATAGAAGTTATCCAGAAGGACGGAAAGAACATAATGGTGGTGGGTGGAAAAGACAGTCAGGAGGTTATACAGGCTGCCAAGTACCTTGCGGATGTAAGGCTTAACTTCAAAGCTGGTGCTTACAGAACCTTTTTCTCTTTTGTGGCACTAAGGGGGTACATAGAGAGAGGGGAGTTTGATGCAGCTTATAGGCTTGTAAAAAACCCTGCGGGCTTGTCCGCATGCGGTAAAAACATGTCATTAGCTGCTCCTATGGTGGCAAACTGGAGCGATGATGTAAAGAATGTAGTAAAGGTAAGAAATGCCATACTTTATACAGAGCTTCCTAAAGCTCTTGAAGAGAAAAACAAAGAAAAGGCTGTGGAGCTTTGGCAAAAGGCTATGTTTACCTGTTATCAGTGCCATCAGGGTATAG
The DNA window shown above is from Hydrogenobacter thermophilus TK-6 and carries:
- a CDS encoding cellulose biosynthesis cyclic di-GMP-binding regulatory protein BcsB, with amino-acid sequence MKRLIILLGAGCTFAQPLIKPQLADRLFPYITYSSVWSGTPAALKDVAVPNILIVYGEKEDPQVVAQAGKIAYYLGQWTDDIGFGAQEVKMSKIPELLITDKQLKSIDYKNIVVVGTNNHVVRELGLSFDRPTIEVIQKDGKNIMVVGGKDSQEVIQAAKYLADVRLNFKAGAYRTFFSFVALRGYIERGEFDAAYRLVKNPAGLSACGKNMSLAAPMVANWSDDVKNVVKVRNAILYTELPKALEEKNKEKAVELWQKAMFTCYQCHQGIGIPQMRKFKPLEEIHSKHQRIAESFGLVKVVGDQKSCIACHRGDTQIRGYK